ACAGATCGCCCGCAGGCTAAAACCCGAAGACATTCGCCAGCGCAGGGGCGGGATTTGGCGCTGGGATGAATTCTTGCCGGTAAACGATCGCCAATGGCAGGTCAGCCTGGGAGAAGGTGATACTCCCCTCCTTCCCTTGCGCAATTTGGGTGAGAAATTGGGCTTAAGGCATCTCTACCTAAAAGACGAAGCGCAGAATCCAACAGCCTGTTTTAAGGCGCGCGGCCTGGCTGTTTCTCTCAGCCGTCATCTCGAACTCGGTTTACGCCATTTCCGCCTTGCCACGGCAGGCAATGCCGGTGGAGCGCTGGCTGCCTATGCGGCGCGGGCTGGCGCTCAGTTAAGGCAAAAAGGGGAGGCCTGCTATGCTCATATTTACATGCCGCGCACAGCGCCTCTGGCAAACCGACTCGAAGTTCAGGCAAGTGGGGCAGATTTGCATCTGGTTGACGGGCTGATCTCTGATGCTGCCCAACAAGCCAGCCGGGATGCCCAACCATTCGAGGGGACACCTCAAAGCTGGTTCGACCTTTCCACCTTCAAAGAGCCTTATCGTGTAGAAGGCAAGAAGACGATGGGGCTGGAACTGGCAGAGCAATTCGACTATCATCTCCCCGATGTCATTCTCTACCCCACCGGCGGGGGGACGGGATTGATCGGAATGTGGAAAGCGTTTGATGAGCTTGAACAAATTGGATGGATCGAGACGAAACGCCCGCGCATGTTCAGCGTTCAAGCCAGCGGCTGCGCCCCGCTCGTGCAGGCTTTCGAAAACGGCGCTGAGCGCGCCCAGGCATGGCAGAACGCCTCCACCGTGGCAACCGGCTTATGTGTGCCAAAACCCTTCGCTGACCGCCTGATCTTAAAAGTCCTCCATCAAAGCGGTGGCGCTGCCCTGGCCGTTGATGAT
This genomic interval from Anaerolineae bacterium contains the following:
- a CDS encoding Threonine synthase, with the translated sequence MGVVIEFICPECSQRFSAETVQTYCHSCQSPILARYDLEQIARRLKPEDIRQRRGGIWRWDEFLPVNDRQWQVSLGEGDTPLLPLRNLGEKLGLRHLYLKDEAQNPTACFKARGLAVSLSRHLELGLRHFRLATAGNAGGALAAYAARAGAQLRQKGEACYAHIYMPRTAPLANRLEVQASGADLHLVDGLISDAAQQASRDAQPFEGTPQSWFDLSTFKEPYRVEGKKTMGLELAEQFDYHLPDVILYPTGGGTGLIGMWKAFDELEQIGWIETKRPRMFSVQASGCAPLVQAFENGAERAQAWQNASTVATGLCVPKPFADRLILKVLHQSGGAALAVDDAEIQLAQQELAQLEGIFAAPEGAATLAALKKMVASQMVSPSEKVVLFNTAGGVKYL